ggcatcaatggaggctgaccggcgcggcagcgcgcggcagctttggcattgattcgccgcgggaaacgaggcgatgaggaagacgaagaggcgagaagagggtagagtcactgacgcggcgggcccgcggctcttcgcgccaaaaacgattcgcccggcgcccccgagcgacccccagcacgccgggttcgggttgggtccgccggcgccaatttcggcccgagctgGCGAAAACTGGGCTCTTAgggacgcgactgggccgatttttttacGCCGGCGGACGAAAAGACGCCTGGGGGGGcttcttgggggcgcggctggagatgccctgagaCTTATCGAAAAACTGAAAAGGAAAATTTGTATCTATTGAGATACTGAGACTTAGCAAAACTGATAATTTATATGTCATTGGAAGCTTCTTTTaaatatgaatctaacaatatgaTTTTTATGGCATATAACCTATATTTTGCTAATCAAATCTAAGGAAAAAATTTAGTACAAAGTACAAAAAAGACCAATAAATTTatggacgaagggagtagtagtTAGTAAATAAATCATGAATAGCTAGTCAATACTTAGGGCCTGTTTGGATCAGTGCCAATGCGTGCCCAGCCAATTCCAGGGCACCCGCTTGGAATGCAACCAATTATTTGGCACGCCCTCAAAAGCCCATCCTCGCCCAGTTCACTTTCACGCCAATCGTTGACGTGTCGCAGGCAGGCGAAAGGTTCACCAATTTTTTGGCGTGCCCATTGGCAGGGCTAACTGGGGCAAAAACCAAACATCCTCTTACATCATGCGTCCAGTGTCCACATATATTTTGGTTTACGGTTTCATAGGATATGTTACTTGATCCACAGGGACATTTGATTTCTCTAGCACAATTTTTAAAAATATATCATATGTTTTTATTAGTTTAAAAGGTGGGTGGCATTAATAGACATATTTGCCAGTTTCTCTATAAATAGACAAGCAATAGAAAGGCCCAACGGTGGCCAATTCTTCCTAAACTTTCAATCAGAATGGAGATCATTACGAGCAGCACGATGCTGAAGCCGGTCTACTCCGCGCCGCACCCGCTCCTCGGCGAGAAGGTCCAGCTGACCGTCTTCGACCGCGCCGCCTTGGACGTCTTCGTCCCTGTCGTCGTGGCCTACCCCGCGCCAACGCCTTCCAACGAGGCCATCAAGGAGGGCCTCCTCAGGGCCGTCGCGCCGTACCCACACCTGGCGGGACGCCTCGCCGCCGACCACCGCGGCAGGCGCTTCCTCCACGTCAACAACGAGGGTGTGCTTGTTGTAGAGGCCACTGTCTCGTCCAACCTGGCGGACTTACTCGCCTACGGCGGCATGGCCACCGACGTCCACGGCCAGTACCATACACTACCAGAGGTAAAATTTGAGACATATTTAAATGGCAGATCCTATGCCCATTTCATCATTAACATAGGGCAAAATACAGGACAAAGTCTTAATGCCTAcacgaaaagaaaaaaaacaacttAAAAAAAGCATATGCATGCATGGTGCATGTGCGACGTTCTCCAtacctgcatgcatgcatgaaggTTTTGGTAACTCTGCCAGTGGAACGTTTGTGACCACAGGAGAACGTTGGGGAGGCGCTGCTGCAGATCAAGCTGAACCGGTGCAAGTGCGGCGGTCTCGTGGTCGGTGTATCATACCACCACCAAACCGCCGACGGTGTGGCCATGAACAACTTCTTCATCACGTGGGAGACCGCTGTACGCCAAGGCAAGGACTTCGTCGCGCCGACCCCTTTCCTTGAccgcgccaccaccgccgtgtctcGACGCATGCCGGCGCCGGTGTTCGACCACCGGTCCATTGAGTTCAAGAGTGGAGAAAGCAGGGGCTGCACCAGGGAACGCGGCGACATCGTCTCCATGGCGAAGATCAAGGACGTCAGGGTGCATTTGACGGCCGAGTTCCTCGCCGAGCTCAGAGCGCGCGTCGGCGGCCGTTGCAGCATGTTCCAGTGCCTGCTCGCGCACGTGTGGAAGAAGATCACGGCGGCGCGGGGCCTGAAACCGGAGGAGTTCACACAGGTGAAGGTGGCCGTGAACTGCCGGGGCAGGGCCAAGCCTCCCGCGCCCATGGACTTCTTCGGGAACATGGTGCTCTGGGCGTTCCCGAGGCTTCAGGTCCGCGACGTCCTGAACTGGAGCTACGGCGCCGTTGTCGGCGCAATCCGCGATGCCGTGGCACGTATCGACGGCGAGTACATCCAGTCGTTCGTGGACTTCGGCACACTGGCGGACGCGAACGGTGAGGAGCTCGTGGCGACAGCGGCTGCTGGCACTACGCTATGCCCGGACGCAGAAGTGGACACCTGGCTGGGGTTCAGGTACCATCAGCTAGATTTTGGCACCGGGCCGCCATGCGCGTTCCAGCCGCCGGACTTGCCGATTGAGGGGCTTATGGTCTTCGTGCCGTCGTGCACGGCGGGGGGCGGCGTCGACCTCTTCATGGCTGTCGCGGAGGATCATGTCGAGTCATTTGAGAAGATTTGCTACTCCTTGGACGACGATCTTCTCACATCATCAAGGATGTAACGTAATAAGTAAATAAATTACACGTACGATCGTTGGCGTTGGAATAATCGATCCACAACTTCTAGTTATTGTTTGAATGGGAAATGTGGTTTCCGTCGAGTCTTGGCTATGTCATATCTACGTGACAGTCTAGTACTAAGGAGTAGTTTCTGTCCTTATACAAGTCGGTCCTGTAATCTGCTGCTATAAATAAGGGAGCGCCTATCCTTGAGTTGCCTGAAAAATGTGTGTCAGTCCATCTCCTGTGAGCCCTTGGATGTGACATGAACGCCTGATTTTCTACTTCCTCCATGTTCCTTAAACTTAGGCGTGAAAACAGACAAAACTGGTTGCTACCacatttattttcatttttttgcaGAAGCATAAACGAATACAGAAACTCTGAAAATAAATACAGAAACAAATACTACTGAAAACAGACATGAAGCAAATACAGACCGGCCACAAAACCAGAACTAGGTGTTGAACGGAACTTAAAACCCCATTGATTTTCTCCTAACGCCTGGGCCTCCCTTGCCATAATCCCGATTGAAACTTAATGGTTCAGTCATTTGGTTTTTTGGAACAACGAACCAAATAGTGGTACTCTTTTAGGAAATTAAAGAAAGTTGTAGATTTATGTAACTCTAGCCtataatgtggtagttttttgttatatATTTACTCGGGGCGCATCAGTAGGCGGCGGCACAACGGAGGACTATGAAATGGATTTTTCTCTCAAAAAGGAGGATAATCTGATCTCTGCATCGGGTGATGCCCACGCATATATATTATTTATTATTAAAAATTCACGGGCGAATAACATTGACACTGAAAAAAATAAAACCTGAGCATCCATGCCTCGCAACATCAACTCTATTAGACATGCACTAACCCTATTGAAAAaggcaaaacaaaaaaaaatttatACAACTCCTAGGCTAAGCTTTCAAGGTGAAACCACTGCATGTGCGTTGATGATGACGAGTTCAACCCAAGGCCGGTCTTAGATTCTCATCCCCAAGCAAAGCTTCGATCCATCTTTAGGCGTGACACAGACGCGCGTTAACATAGCCTGATCGGAGATCTAGCGCTTTCACTCAAGTGTGCATACTCGTCGTTGAAGTTGTCTCTACCATCATCACTTGTTCAACTACCAACACCTCGCTAGCCAGATACCGCAGGGGGGAGAAATCAGAAGACAAAGATATCCCATATCGCCTCGCCTCCGATCATTGTTGCACCACCTTCTATCCGGCAGCAACATGCAAAACATGACACCTGCCAGAGCCACCATGTAGCACCCGACGACAAGCAGGCATGACTTGATGTCAACGCATGTGACGTCGTGTGTAGCACCCGCCCGTGACAGACATGAATTGATGCATGTGCCACCCGCTGAGTCGCATCGGGCCCGATCTATTGATAGAGGAGGCGTCCAGTACTGTCGCCAGCCTCATAAAGGTCATCACCACCTCAAGACCCAGCCACTGCGTCATCGACATGACCACATAGGTCATCACAGTTGAAGAAGCCTGGTCGACGCCCCCATCACCCAACTCTTGCGGTGTCATGAGACGATGCCGCAATGAGCAATAATGCGGCCAGAACACTAGGTAGGGTGCGAACTATAATAAGTTTAATTAAGAGGTAAATACACCCGGAGTCATAAAACTTGCACGCGACGGTCAGTTTGGTGCATAAACTTACAAAATACGTTTCTCCGGTCATCTAACTTGTCTTCATGTTTATATGCGGTGCTTTCTACAGTATCCGTCCGTGCACGGGCCGTGCACGCATGGCCACTGTCAGCGCACACTTTTTTGGAAAGCCCCCTTGCATTTATTATCGGTGAAAATCCTCAAATAATAAAATGAAAAATGCAGGTGTGGTGCCTAGGATTTGAACCCACTACCTGCTGGGTTTCGCCACATA
This portion of the Triticum dicoccoides isolate Atlit2015 ecotype Zavitan chromosome 7A, WEW_v2.0, whole genome shotgun sequence genome encodes:
- the LOC119331536 gene encoding tryptamine benzoyltransferase 1-like; the encoded protein is MEIITSSTMLKPVYSAPHPLLGEKVQLTVFDRAALDVFVPVVVAYPAPTPSNEAIKEGLLRAVAPYPHLAGRLAADHRGRRFLHVNNEGVLVVEATVSSNLADLLAYGGMATDVHGQYHTLPEENVGEALLQIKLNRCKCGGLVVGVSYHHQTADGVAMNNFFITWETAVRQGKDFVAPTPFLDRATTAVSRRMPAPVFDHRSIEFKSGESRGCTRERGDIVSMAKIKDVRVHLTAEFLAELRARVGGRCSMFQCLLAHVWKKITAARGLKPEEFTQVKVAVNCRGRAKPPAPMDFFGNMVLWAFPRLQVRDVLNWSYGAVVGAIRDAVARIDGEYIQSFVDFGTLADANGEELVATAAAGTTLCPDAEVDTWLGFRYHQLDFGTGPPCAFQPPDLPIEGLMVFVPSCTAGGGVDLFMAVAEDHVESFEKICYSLDDDLLTSSRM